A region of Candidatus Megaera polyxenophila DNA encodes the following proteins:
- a CDS encoding ADP,ATP carrier protein encodes MSQSDSDHFKSKIRTIFWPIKRYELAKFIPMAALMFCVLFNQNILRILKDSILISEISAEITSFAKVYCVTPAATIFVIIYAKLINHLTFEKIFYHLVSFFTGFYVIFAFILYPNIDFFHMNGEKLDYLMSAYPHFKWYIAILGNWGYIIFYTLSELWPNVFYILLFWQLANEITSTKEAKRFYTLFSLFGNSSVIVVGLLMLNLSSEESITRKLFTISDSKILLTQVSTSFVALSAIFSCLLVRYITKRVMTNPNLYLRPPEELSKNKMGLIESFKYIARSKYLWLMLICSASFGLSMNLVEAVWKAKIKELYPSVTEFAAFSSIYILWTGVVIMILTVVGTNIMRTRSWFTAAVITPIVILITGSMFFVLVVFDEVIFSFYEGAIITTPLALAVSVGAIQNILSKGSKYSIWDTSREMLYIPLDQELRTKGKAAVDVISPKIGKSASGLVQSVIFTILPTATYNSISSSLMVIFIVVCLLWIYSVRKIYFEYQKIV; translated from the coding sequence ATGTCGCAATCAGACTCAGATCATTTTAAAAGTAAAATCAGAACTATTTTTTGGCCTATAAAAAGATATGAATTAGCTAAATTCATACCGATGGCCGCTTTGATGTTTTGTGTTTTATTTAACCAAAATATTTTAAGAATCTTAAAAGACAGCATATTAATTTCTGAGATTAGTGCCGAGATAACAAGTTTTGCAAAAGTATATTGTGTAACTCCAGCTGCAACCATATTTGTTATTATCTATGCAAAACTTATAAATCATTTAACTTTTGAGAAAATATTCTACCACCTTGTCTCTTTTTTTACTGGTTTTTACGTGATTTTTGCTTTCATATTATATCCCAATATCGATTTTTTTCATATGAATGGAGAAAAATTGGATTACCTGATGTCTGCCTACCCTCATTTTAAATGGTATATAGCTATTCTCGGTAATTGGGGTTACATAATATTTTATACTTTATCTGAATTATGGCCTAACGTTTTTTATATTTTGCTTTTCTGGCAATTAGCTAACGAGATAACTTCTACTAAGGAAGCAAAAAGATTTTATACTTTATTTTCCTTATTCGGTAACTCTTCTGTAATCGTTGTGGGCCTCCTTATGCTAAATTTATCTTCCGAAGAAAGCATAACCAGAAAATTATTTACTATCTCTGATAGCAAAATACTGCTTACTCAAGTATCAACAAGTTTCGTTGCTCTTTCTGCGATATTTTCATGCTTACTTGTTAGATACATAACAAAAAGAGTGATGACTAATCCCAATTTATATTTAAGGCCGCCGGAAGAATTATCAAAAAATAAAATGGGACTAATCGAGAGTTTTAAATATATCGCTCGTTCAAAATATCTGTGGTTGATGCTTATTTGTTCAGCCTCATTTGGGTTGTCCATGAACTTAGTAGAAGCCGTGTGGAAAGCAAAGATTAAAGAACTTTATCCAAGTGTTACGGAATTTGCAGCTTTTAGCAGTATTTACATTCTCTGGACTGGAGTTGTAATAATGATCCTAACTGTAGTAGGAACTAACATAATGCGCACTAGAAGCTGGTTTACTGCTGCAGTTATTACCCCAATTGTTATTCTAATTACCGGAAGCATGTTTTTTGTGCTAGTTGTTTTCGATGAGGTGATTTTTTCTTTTTATGAAGGTGCAATTATCACTACCCCTCTTGCACTTGCAGTGTCGGTAGGGGCAATTCAAAATATTCTCTCAAAAGGCTCGAAATATTCTATTTGGGATACCTCAAGAGAGATGCTATATATTCCTCTTGACCAAGAACTCAGAACTAAAGGTAAAGCAGCTGTAGATGTAATTAGCCCTAAAATTGGAAAATCTGCTAGCGGTCTTGTTCAATCCGTGATTTTTACTATATTACCGACAGCTACATATAATAGCATTTCTTCTAGTTTAATGGTGATATTTATAGTTGTCTGCTTATTATGGATATATTCAGTAAGAAAAATATATTTTGAATATCAGAAAATAGTTTAA
- a CDS encoding outer membrane protein, with translation MSNKNFFCYAIILLATVCLIIVPYVALAKESKYTSIKLIIKEQPEVESSIKSVMKKLNELARNMEKTAKLYNTINQKAYWESEGKKSFLRYLHSEGYYDATIETEFPETENSIIFYVNGWERYKVKKIILKYAENSNHDINIPDITGLKIKEGDFAVAANVIDSEKVLTKNIEKNNCLLSLEVTHEAIIDNSDYTMMINFIINAGPYATIKSVDFKGLRSVNPDYVKKLIPFKNDQCFRPSFLQEAQGSLQKTGLFAIINTEIPDHTDNKGKVPIVFDLKEQKHRSVKAGFSYGTDLGFGTTLGWNHKNFFGNGETVKTEISGNQKEQIIDLEFTKPFYKQDNQTLKIGLSGENTTSKAYDNREGMLSVGIERKLTNIWTAGVSGKYSYSVVKETQGSKDFSFLSIPLFLKRDTRDNILNTHKGLELQFKTEPFFPTKTGARSFFKNEVIAAKYTPFRVKFDPVIAIKVSAGVISGTKSAKIPANERFYTGGVGSVRGYAYQLAGPIDQKNHPIGGRSMILSNLELRTKIKNDIGLVVFFDSGNVFSSTTPALGKKMFHGFGAGMRYFTDFGPLRLDIGFPIKPRKKVDKAFQLYFGIGQNF, from the coding sequence ATGAGCAATAAAAATTTTTTTTGTTATGCAATAATACTACTAGCTACAGTTTGCCTTATTATTGTACCTTATGTGGCGCTTGCAAAGGAATCAAAATACACTTCTATTAAGTTAATTATTAAAGAACAGCCGGAAGTTGAAAGTTCTATAAAATCAGTTATGAAAAAACTGAACGAACTCGCCCGAAATATGGAAAAAACGGCCAAGTTATATAACACAATAAACCAAAAAGCTTACTGGGAAAGCGAAGGTAAAAAATCTTTCTTACGATATTTACATTCCGAAGGGTACTATGATGCAACTATCGAGACTGAATTTCCAGAAACAGAAAATTCCATTATTTTTTATGTGAATGGCTGGGAAAGGTATAAAGTAAAAAAAATTATTCTGAAATATGCAGAAAACAGTAATCATGACATAAACATTCCGGATATTACCGGGCTTAAAATTAAGGAAGGAGATTTCGCAGTAGCCGCTAATGTTATAGATTCCGAAAAAGTACTCACTAAAAATATCGAAAAGAATAACTGCCTCTTAAGTTTAGAGGTAACGCATGAAGCTATTATCGATAATTCCGATTATACTATGATGATAAATTTTATAATTAATGCAGGGCCATATGCAACAATTAAATCGGTTGATTTTAAAGGCCTACGTTCTGTAAATCCGGATTACGTTAAAAAATTAATTCCATTTAAAAATGATCAATGTTTTAGGCCTTCTTTCCTCCAAGAAGCCCAAGGTTCTCTTCAAAAGACAGGACTTTTTGCAATAATAAACACTGAAATACCAGATCATACCGACAATAAGGGTAAAGTACCAATAGTATTTGATTTAAAAGAACAGAAACATAGAAGCGTAAAAGCTGGTTTTAGTTATGGAACCGATTTAGGTTTTGGTACTACACTGGGGTGGAATCATAAAAACTTTTTTGGTAACGGGGAAACGGTAAAGACTGAAATTTCTGGCAATCAGAAGGAACAAATTATTGATCTTGAATTTACCAAACCTTTTTATAAACAAGATAATCAAACTTTAAAAATAGGACTTTCCGGAGAAAATACTACCTCAAAAGCTTATGATAATAGAGAAGGTATGTTATCTGTCGGTATAGAAAGAAAACTAACTAATATATGGACGGCTGGTGTTTCGGGTAAATATTCTTATAGTGTTGTTAAAGAGACGCAAGGTTCAAAGGACTTTTCTTTTCTCTCGATTCCATTATTTCTCAAGCGCGATACAAGAGATAATATTTTAAATACTCATAAAGGTCTTGAATTGCAGTTTAAAACAGAACCTTTTTTTCCTACAAAAACAGGAGCTAGATCTTTCTTTAAAAATGAAGTTATAGCAGCTAAATACACTCCTTTTAGAGTTAAGTTTGATCCGGTTATAGCCATAAAGGTTTCGGCTGGGGTAATTAGCGGAACGAAATCGGCAAAAATACCGGCGAACGAAAGGTTTTATACAGGTGGGGTTGGGTCCGTAAGAGGTTATGCTTATCAGCTTGCAGGACCGATTGACCAAAAAAATCATCCGATCGGAGGCCGTTCGATGATTTTAAGTAACCTTGAACTTAGAACTAAGATAAAAAATGATATTGGTCTCGTAGTATTTTTTGACAGTGGCAACGTATTTAGTTCCACTACTCCAGCGCTTGGTAAAAAAATGTTCCATGGTTTTGGAGCGGGCATGCGGTACTTTACTGATTTTGGACCTCTAAGGCTAGATATAGGTTTTCCGATTAAACCAAGGAAAAAGGTTGATAAAGCCTTTCAGTTATATTTTGGTATTGGGCAAAACTTCTAG
- a CDS encoding organic solvent ABC transporter ATP-binding protein gives MTDNIKIKVRNLHKAFGNHKVLDGIDLDVKKDSSLVILGGSGTGKSVLIKTIIGLLTPDKGSITLDDQETVNISSKARLKILENCGFLFQGGALFDSLSVSENITFFAQKLYSLKRDEIKELALKKLKSVGLSERILNLYPAELSGGMQKRVSLARAICTDPQIIFFDEPTTGLDPIMANVINDLIIKIREELGATTIAITHDMNSVRRIAKEVVLIHNGKIQWSGTKEEMDTTDNPYMFQFINGLSSGPFEV, from the coding sequence ATAAAAATAAAAGTTCGTAATTTACACAAAGCATTTGGTAATCATAAAGTGCTTGACGGGATAGACCTTGATGTAAAAAAAGACAGTTCTCTTGTTATTCTGGGCGGTTCAGGTACGGGAAAGTCGGTTTTAATTAAAACAATTATAGGACTTCTAACGCCGGATAAGGGAAGCATAACTTTGGATGATCAAGAAACAGTAAATATTTCCTCTAAAGCTCGCTTAAAAATTTTAGAAAATTGTGGTTTCCTTTTCCAGGGAGGAGCATTATTTGATTCCTTAAGTGTCAGTGAAAATATCACTTTCTTTGCCCAGAAATTATATTCCTTAAAAAGAGATGAAATAAAAGAATTAGCTCTCAAAAAGCTAAAGTCAGTTGGACTTTCCGAGAGGATATTAAACTTGTATCCAGCGGAATTATCAGGAGGAATGCAAAAAAGAGTATCTCTAGCGCGAGCAATTTGTACAGATCCCCAAATTATATTTTTTGACGAACCAACTACGGGTCTTGATCCTATCATGGCCAATGTTATTAATGATTTAATTATTAAAATTCGAGAAGAACTAGGGGCAACAACAATAGCTATTACTCATGATATGAATAGTGTTAGAAGAATTGCTAAAGAAGTGGTTTTAATCCACAATGGCAAAATCCAATGGTCTGGAACTAAAGAGGAAATGGATACAACAGATAATCCATATATGTTTCAATTTATTAACGGATTATCGTCTGGACCTTTTGAGGTCTAA